One genomic segment of Myxocyprinus asiaticus isolate MX2 ecotype Aquarium Trade chromosome 14, UBuf_Myxa_2, whole genome shotgun sequence includes these proteins:
- the LOC127451408 gene encoding chromobox protein homolog 8-like: protein MNMELVSIGEQVFAVESITKKRIRKGNVEYLLKWQGWSPKYSTWEPEDNILDPRLVLAYEEKEEKDRALAYKRKGLRPRRVILRNLYPMDLRSAHKVPEKAVPRIRLSLTRSMQGTEIGFRRIMKRKNRLCRSKLRDDIKPSQQRRSPVPSKDSKEKEWGGDEEEEQTNKRQKMWENEENTNEHQDIPSGNEMSEGYNSSTEQEPVFTAQETENCSSIFDYAEKPCEDTCLMIGLVLGATERPENSPITNTQNNKSDTNNTGDEDSVRVLHDTTNTDQPLQNSTKKETNEEVIFDKIQNRPSVIEVHLSARCGQNQVKEGQLDSSETKDKDKEEMNVDVTAECTTLQVQTDQSQALSTSTAHPGKVIVTEVTIDSLTITFKEAVSADGFFSGYGLTV from the exons ATGAACATGGAGCTGGTATCAATTGGAGAGCAAGTGTTTGCTGTGGAGTCAATTACGAAGAAGAGGATAAGGAAG GGAAATGTGGAATATCTGCTAAAGTGGCAAGGGTGGTCCCCTAA ATACAGCACCTGGGAGCCAGAAGACAACATATTGGACCCTCGTCTTGTCCTTGCCTATGAAGAAAA AGAGGAGAAGGATAGAGCATTGGCTTATAAGAGGAAAGGCCTGAGACCCCGTCGAGTTATCTTGCGG AACCTCTATCCTATGGACCTACGAAGTGCCCACAAGGTTCCAGAAAAGGCCGTCCCTAGAATCCGCCTGTCACTCACCCGTTCCATGCAGGGGACAGAAATCGGCTTTCGTCGCATAATGAAACGTAAGAATAGGCTGTGCAGGTCCAAACTCCGAGATGACATCAAACCATCCCAGCAACGAAGAAGTCCAGTTCCTTCAAAAGACTCTAAAGAGAAAGAGTGGGGTGGAGACGAGGAAGAGGAGCAGACGAATAAGAGGCAGAAGATGTGGGAAAATGAAGAGAACACGAACGAGCACCAAGACATTCCAAGTG GAAATGAGATGTCTGAAGGCTACAACTCTTCTACAGAACAGGAACCTGTATTTACTGCCCAGGAAACTGAGAACTGCTCTTCCATTTTTGACTACGCTGAGAAGCCATGTGAGGATACCTGCCTCATGATAGGTCTAGTTTTAGGAGCAACAGAAagaccagaaaacagtccaatcacaaacacacaaaataacaaGTCAGACACAAACAACACAGGGGATGAAGACTCTGTACGAGTATTACATGACACAACAAACACTGACCAGCCACTGCAAAACAGCACCAAAAAAGAAACTAATGAGGAAGTTATATTTGACAAAATACAGAACAGACCTTCGGTTATTGAGGTACATTTGAGTGCTAGATGTGGACAGAACCAGGTCAAAGAAGGTCAGTTAGACAGTTCAGAGACCAAAGATAAAGACAAGGAAGAAATGAATGTTGATGTCACAGCAGAATGCACAACATTACAGGTCCAaactgaccaatcacaggctctCTCCACATCCACAGCGCATCCTGGGAAGGTAATTGTAACTGAGGTGACTATTGATTCCTTGACCATTACCTTTAAAGAGGCCGTTAGTGCAGATGGCTTTTTCAGTGGCTATGGTCTTACGGTGTAA